The sequence GGAATGATTAGAATAACATCAAGTAATAAGACCGATGAGTATGTCCCTTCAAGCTCTGCTGACTTACCGGTTGTAATTGAAAACTGGCACCAGGCTGTCATCGATCTTCATACCTGGTATGAAACATTGAGTCAAACAATTGCCGCGCACAAACAGGTAGCCCACAAATTGATACATGCCAATGTTAACTTCTATGGTCAACACCCACTTTGTGAACTTGAACGGGTTAATTGTGCGATGATTCAGGAAATCAGCCAGTTGATAAGCGTTATGGATAAATCGTCGGAGCAGAATCAACTATCCGAACAGGCAACCATCGAGTGTCTTCAGGCCCATACACTACGCCTACAGGAACAGGCTCGCCGAATCCAGCAAGTGCTTTGCCAAAGTACATTAAATGCCTCCTGAAAAGCCACATAGTACTGATTGAACAGGCTTTATGCCTGACAATCAGTACCATGAAAGTAGCACATATTCGCTGTAACCAGCGATATGTACGATTCTCCATCATTTTAGTTCTTGCCAACTAATGAATTTCGTTCATTAGCAATGCTGCTCATGCTTTAATTAAAGTAGTGTAGGTAGGTGATCCCTATTGCGTGAACATAACTTCCCGCCTGGTCGTGCTAGATTTTCTGGGTGTTGTCCAGAACAATTTGCCATGTACAGACTGAAAACGCCTAGTTGAGTTGTTCTTACAGCTTCTGCAATTGCTACACGAACAGGCGAAAATAACTCCTGAAGCACCCTTTCATCCCGGTAAATGGCGACTAGCTACTGTATGGATAGCTAAACTTTAAGCTCTATTAGTGCCAATCTCATACCTATAATCTGATTTACTCCTCAGATAAAGAGGTATCCAAAGCAATGGGTTCAACAACCAACTCAATTGCACTTAGGCTATCCGACCGCAGAGGGTATAGGATTGCTGGCCCGCAAAGATTTTTAAAGAGCGAACAGAGCTTATCCAGAGAATAAGTTACAGTTACTCTCTTTTTTATTAGTGGGAATCTGCTTGCTTGATTTCATATGGATTTGTGGCCAATGGGGAACTATAAAACGTGTGAAAAGAAAGCTTTATAGAATTTAATATTTAACTATAATTAAAATACAATTTAATCTTTGGTTATGTCTGTAAAATGCTGGATATATAAGTAAAAATACTTAATTGATGGGCTAATTATCTTAATTTGTATTATGTTTGAAATTGTACTTTTACTCTATGTGGAACTTAATATGTATTCTAAATAATTATATATGTATACATTGTAAAGTTAATCTTAATCCGTATATAATTTTGCATTACTTTGATAAAATGTGATATTATATTAAAAAATAGACTAAAATTGAATTATTAATTTTACCTCAATACTGATCTACTTTTATATGAAATTATAATTTTTTTTATAATTGCCTTTGGATTAAAAAAATGCTCACCTACTTTTGCAGGATACTTACTACAAGTATTATAACCTAATCTACTCTAATCAATTTATGAGAAGAAATTTACTGTTGAGCCTCCTGCTGGTGTGCTCAACCTGGGCTTTTTGTTGGGCGCAGGAACGGAAAATTACGGGAAAGGTCTCTTCAGCTGAAGATGGAACAACGCTTCCCGGTGTGTCGGTGGTTGTTAAAGGCACCACGGTTGGAGCTGTCACGGATGGCAATGGTACTTACTCGATAGCTGCCCCTGCAAAAGGGGCTTTGGTGTTCTCCTTCATTGGCATGGCGTCCAAAGAAGTTGAGATAGGAGCGAACTCAGTCATTGATGTTAAATTAGCAACGGATACCAAACAACTTGCCGAAATTGTCGTAACAGGGGTCGGGGTTGCTACCGACAAACGTAAAATTGCCATATCGGTTGAATCCGTTAGTGGAAAAGATTTACCACAAACACCTTCAGCGTCTGTCGATCAGGCTCTTATCGGTAAAATTCCGGGTGCTCAGATCACCAGCCGGAGCGGTACACCAGGCGCTGACGTGAATATTCTGTTACGTGGAATCAACACCATCAACCGGGGAACTCAACCCATGATTCTGATTGATGGTATCCAGATGGGAGCAACCAGCCTGCAAACGATTGATTTGAACTCAATCGAGCGGGTTGAAGTAGTACAGGGGGCAGCAGCTGCTACCATCTATGGTGCGCAGGGCGCAAACGGCGTTATTCAGTTGTTTACCAAAAAAGGTAAAAACGGCGTATTGAATATCGATTTCTCGTCCAGCATTGCCGAGAATACATATTTGAACGTGGGCGGTTTAAGCAAAGCAAAACTCCATGCTTTTGCTACCGATGCCAGCAATAACATTATCGGATCGTCGGGTAAACCCATCGTATATGATGCGGTAAATGGTATTTATTCCGAAAACGTACAATATAATTCGACTGATCCGACCATTACGAACAGCAAGCCTTACAACGCGAATCTGCAATACCACGATCACTTTGATTATTTCTTCAAACCGGCGCAAACGATTAATAACAGCGTTTCCATTTCGGGAGGAAGTCAGAAAGCCGATTTTGGTCTATCGGCTTCCAATAGCCATCAGGAAAGTAACATTCTCAACAACGGATACTGGGATCGGAGCAACTTATCGGCCAACATTGGGGTGCAACTGGCCAAAGGGCTTACCCTTCGTTCGATCACGCAGTTAGCCTATACGAAGAGCACCTTAAAGTCAGCTGACCGCACCATTCTGTATAATTTGTTGAATGCGTATCCACTGGCTGATTTTGATCTGACAACCACAGATGGTTCTATTCCGCTTAACATGAACCAGACGATTGGTATCAACGCGTCGAACCCATCGTATCGGCAGGCTTATACCCGCAACAATGACAATAAGGTTGACATCATTCAGAATCTGAACCTGAATTATAAGTTTCCGAAGTACGTTGATTTAGACCTGAAGTACGGGTTGAATTTCCAGACTCAGAACCGTGATCTGGAATACATGAACCAGGCCAATAATGCCAATAACAAATATTGGTTAACGCAGGGATCGACCAACTATATTTCGAACTACAACACCACGAATACGGGTGACCTCACAAAGTATGTGAACAGTAAAGTGTTCCAGAACTTCCTGGCTACGGCTACGGCTTCTTTTGATTTTAAAGAAGATTTTCACCTGAATGTACCGATCAAATCAACCACACAGGCATTGTTCGACTGGCGTAATAGTCAGGTAAAAGAATATACCAGTGCGGCCATTGGTTTACCGGCTGCTTATTCGCCCTATAATGCCGCCAACACTACATCGTGGCGGGTCTATCGCGATTATTCAGAGCCATTTATTACCTATGGTTATTTGTTGAATCAGCGGTTCGAATATGGTGAGTTTGCCGGGATTTCAGGTGGTTTTCGAAGCGATTATTCATCGGCCTTTGGTCAGGGCTCCAAGCCGTTTACCTTCCCACGGGGCGATGCTTACCTGCGCTTATCGGCGCTGAAGTTCTGGCAGAATAGTTCTGTAAACAGCTTCCTGCCAGAATTGAAGCTGCGGGCAGCCTATGGCCAGGCGGGTATCCAGCCTCAGCCTTTCGACCGGTACGTAACCATTACGCCAACAACGGTAGGGAACACAACGGCATTTTATTACGCCAATCAGCAAAGTAACCCGGCATTGGGCGTGGAGGTGTCGGAAGAGCTGGAAATTGGAACCGACATGGTGTTTAGCTTATTTAAGGGCAGCAGCTGGTTAAATGCCATTGCGCTTTCAGCTACCTACTGGGATCGGAAAACAAAAGATGCCATCTACCAGGTTGACGTGGCTCCTTCTGTCGGGCTCGGAAAACTGACCGATAATGCCTTTACCTTAGGTTCGAATGGGCTTCAGATGTCGTTAAATTCTACCGTTTACCACAGCTCTAATCTGAAATGGAATACGACGATCAATTTCGGTAAACAATCCTCCAAAATAATTGCCGTTCGTGGAGATGCTCCGATTATTGTTACATCGAATGCGGGTAGCACCAACTATGTTCTGAAAGCAGGTGAGAAAATCGGGCAGTTGTATGGCTACAAAACCATAGGTGCTGTCGATGCAAAAGACCCCAACGGTAACTTCTTTATTCCACAGGCCGAACAGGAAGCTTATACGGTTGCCAGTAATGGATTTGTTGTCAATAAAGCAACTAAACAGCCTTATTTCACGGCGGATAAATACAGTTTCGGTGATCCAAACCCGAAATTCAACATGTCGTTTATCAATGATCTGACCTTCAAAAACTTCCTCACATTTGGTGTTCAGCTTGATTGGGTAAACGGTAGCCACCTGTACAATCAGACGAAAGAATGGATGTACCGCGATGGTATTCATTCCGATTACGCAAACCCCTTTACCATTGATGGGCAAACCGGTGCCTGGACGGCATTCTATCGGGGTGTTTATGCACAGCGTACAGCCAATGGTACCAAAGATTATTTCTATGAAGATGCGTCATTCCTGCGTCTGAGAAACATTTCGGTGGGTGTTGATTTGGCTAAAGTATTTAACATTCCGGCCGTTAAACGTCTTCAGCTTGTTCTGTCAGGGCGTAATCTCTGGACGCTTACCAAGTACACGGGATTTGATCCGGAAATCAGCTCAGGAACGTCGAACTCTGCCTGGGACAGAGGAACTGACCACAGCACGATGCCAAACTTTAAGTCGTATCAGGCTTCGCTGAACTTCGGATTTTAAGGAACCCCATCTCAAAAAACTGATCTTATGAATAAGTTAAAGATACTTGCCTTAACACTGGCTTTCTCCGGGTTTATGGCAGCTTGTAAAGAACAGCTGGATGTTAAAAACCCCAACCAGCCTTCGTCACCGGCCTTAAAAACCGAGACTGGTCTGATTTCCTTCGGCGAAGGGTTTTACGTGACCGGTTTTAAAGACGTAAAATATTACGATGGCGTGCCAGGCTATTTCTGGTCGGGAGCCATTGGCAATCATGAGTTGATGGGCGACGTCATCGGGACCGACATTGCTAACGTCTTTATTAACCAGATTGGTGCGCCAAACCAGATTACACTCGATGACGGTACGATTTTGCTGAATCCGAACTCGCCCAGCAAGCAGATCGATTTTATCCGGATAACAGCCAACGTCAACTCGACAGGTTTTCAGAACTCGATCTACTACGAGTGGGCCTATATGTATAACATGAACAATGCGGCTAATACATTGTTAGCCAACATTGATGCGACTACGTTTTCGGGCGAAGCGGATACGAAAAAAGGCATTCTGAAAGCCTGGGCCTACTGGTGGAAAGGGTATGCGTATTCCCGGATCGGTTCCATCTATTATGCCGGGATTATTAACGATAAGGCAAATGGTGAAGCCCTGAATGGTACAAATGGTAATTATGTGGCCAAAGAAGCCATGATTGCCGAAGCCAATAAAAACTTCGATGCAGCGGCTACTATTCTGACTGGCTTAACGGCCAGTGCCGATTACACAGCTACGATGACGGGTTTAATTCCTAGCTTTAACCGGGTTGGTAAAGGAGGAATCTTGACGCCAGCCATGTGGG comes from Spirosoma aureum and encodes:
- a CDS encoding SusC/RagA family TonB-linked outer membrane protein, producing MRRNLLLSLLLVCSTWAFCWAQERKITGKVSSAEDGTTLPGVSVVVKGTTVGAVTDGNGTYSIAAPAKGALVFSFIGMASKEVEIGANSVIDVKLATDTKQLAEIVVTGVGVATDKRKIAISVESVSGKDLPQTPSASVDQALIGKIPGAQITSRSGTPGADVNILLRGINTINRGTQPMILIDGIQMGATSLQTIDLNSIERVEVVQGAAAATIYGAQGANGVIQLFTKKGKNGVLNIDFSSSIAENTYLNVGGLSKAKLHAFATDASNNIIGSSGKPIVYDAVNGIYSENVQYNSTDPTITNSKPYNANLQYHDHFDYFFKPAQTINNSVSISGGSQKADFGLSASNSHQESNILNNGYWDRSNLSANIGVQLAKGLTLRSITQLAYTKSTLKSADRTILYNLLNAYPLADFDLTTTDGSIPLNMNQTIGINASNPSYRQAYTRNNDNKVDIIQNLNLNYKFPKYVDLDLKYGLNFQTQNRDLEYMNQANNANNKYWLTQGSTNYISNYNTTNTGDLTKYVNSKVFQNFLATATASFDFKEDFHLNVPIKSTTQALFDWRNSQVKEYTSAAIGLPAAYSPYNAANTTSWRVYRDYSEPFITYGYLLNQRFEYGEFAGISGGFRSDYSSAFGQGSKPFTFPRGDAYLRLSALKFWQNSSVNSFLPELKLRAAYGQAGIQPQPFDRYVTITPTTVGNTTAFYYANQQSNPALGVEVSEELEIGTDMVFSLFKGSSWLNAIALSATYWDRKTKDAIYQVDVAPSVGLGKLTDNAFTLGSNGLQMSLNSTVYHSSNLKWNTTINFGKQSSKIIAVRGDAPIIVTSNAGSTNYVLKAGEKIGQLYGYKTIGAVDAKDPNGNFFIPQAEQEAYTVASNGFVVNKATKQPYFTADKYSFGDPNPKFNMSFINDLTFKNFLTFGVQLDWVNGSHLYNQTKEWMYRDGIHSDYANPFTIDGQTGAWTAFYRGVYAQRTANGTKDYFYEDASFLRLRNISVGVDLAKVFNIPAVKRLQLVLSGRNLWTLTKYTGFDPEISSGTSNSAWDRGTDHSTMPNFKSYQASLNFGF